One Bos taurus isolate L1 Dominette 01449 registration number 42190680 breed Hereford chromosome 16, ARS-UCD2.0, whole genome shotgun sequence DNA window includes the following coding sequences:
- the CR2 gene encoding complement receptor type 2 precursor: MGAAGPIWVFLTLLAPGVLGQCKFLPRYPFAKPKIQSDQSEFAVGKTWEYECLPGYFKKSFFVTCLKTSNWSNAQQFCKRKSCTVPRELLHGSVHTPQGIMFGATITFSCDRGYRLIGDTSATCLISDNTVTWDKDLPLCESIPCEPPPAISNGDFQSSNRDYFYYGTVVTYQCHVGQNGKKLFDLLGEKSIYCTSKDNQVGIWNSPPPQCIPVVKCPIPEVENGAMESGFRRSFSLNDSVMFKCKPGFTMKGSNTVWCQPNSKWNPPLPKCFKGCLPPPHTHHGNYNQLDEEFFAVGQEVSYSCEPGYTLIGTNPIQCTSLGTWSHLVPKCEVKSCDDIPNQLLNGRVVAPPNLQLGAEVSFVCDKGYRLNGQSSSQCVSEGMRVFWSNKFPVCERIFCDPPPSIKNGRSSYYSGPVAHNAVVTYTCQSAFRLIGERRLFCISKDNVNGIWDKAPPICEYYDRNSVCSEPIVPGGYRSKTSRPPFRHGDAVTFSCNANFTMKGNKTVWCRANRRWGPTPLPTCESDIPLECPSLPTIANGHHTGESVGSFAPGLTVTYSCEPGYLLLGENTIHCLSSGDWSAVAPTCKEAECEAPGPFLNGQIKRPTSFGVGATVNFSCNEGYRLQGPLSSQCVIFGQRTFWTRMPACEEILCPSPPPILNGRHTGTSSVIFRYGSTVSYTCDPGPEKGVNFILVGERTIRCTTDSQKTGTWSGPAPRCELSVSELLCPPPQIPRGQISSGQRDQYSYNDTVVFACMFGFTMKGSRAVRCNAQGTWEPSVPVCEKDCQAPPKILNGQKEDRHRVRFDPGTSIKYSCDLGYELVGEESIHCTPDGVWMPTAPTCKVAECEPVGKQVFKKPKNQFIRPDVNSSCDEGYRLGESVYQQCQGTIPWFMEIRLCKDITCPPPPVIYNGVHTGSSSEDVLYGTTVTYTCNPGPERGVKYNLIGESTIRCISNDQETGIWSGPAPLCKLSLPAVQCSHVHVANGYKISGKEAPYFYNDSVIFKCDDGFILKGSSQVRCKANNTWDPEIPVCEKGCQPPSGLHHGRHTGGNRVLFVSGMTVDYTCDLGYLLVGNRSIHCMPSGNWSPSVPRCEEAQCQPLEEDVREPPVDSLVVPANISCQEGYRMMKYAFQKCQDDENRVWFQRIPVCEIIHCQDPPVINNGRYRGVLPGGFPYGSEVSYECDQGFDLLGEKSIRCISDSKGLVSWSGRAPQCLKSPPVTHCPNPEVMHGHKLNKTYSSYSHNDILHIACNPGFIMNGSHLIRCHTNNKWVPGVPTCIKKAFFGCQRPLTISHGNHTGGDITRFSPGMSILYSCNQGYLLVGEALLLCTHEGTWNQPAPYCKEVNCSFPEHINGIQNGLEPGRMYQYGAVVTLMCEDGYTLEGSPQSQCQEDHRWNPPLAVCKSPSSLAPLIAGFSAGVIALFCLGAVALYMISKHRERNYYTNTNYKEDVHLETLDIYSVDPYSPAN, from the exons GTCAGTGTAAATTCCTGCCAAGATATCCTTTTGCTAAGCCTAAAATTCAGAGTGATCAGTCTGAGTTTGCTGTTGGCAAAACTTGGGAATATGAGTGCCTTCCTGGGTATTTCAAGAAGTCATTCTTTGTCACCTGCCTAAAGACCTCCAACTGGTCAAATGCTCAGCAATTCTGTAAAC GTAAATCATGTACGGTTCCTAGAGAACTCCTCCATGGCTCTGTCCACACACCTCAGGGTATCATGTTTGGGGCAACAATTACATTTTCTTGTGACAGAGG ATATCGACTCATTGGTGACACATCTGCTACATGTCTTATCTCAGACAATACAGTAACCTGGGATAAGGACCTACCCCTTTGTGAAT CTATTCCTTGTGAGCCACCCCCAGCCATCTCTAATGGAGACTTTCAGAGCAGCAATAGAGACTACTTTTACTATGGAACAGTGGTTACTTATCAGTGCCATGTTGGACAGAATGGGAAAAAGCTGTTTGACCTCTTGGGTGAGAAGTCAATATATTGCACCAGCAAAGACAATCAAGTTGGCATCTGGAACAGCCCTCCCCCTCAGTGTATTCCGGTAGTCAAATGCCCAATTCCAGAAGTTGAAAATGGAGCTATGGAATCTGGATTTAGGcgttcattttctttaaatgactCTGTGATGTTTAAGTGTAAGCCTGGCTTTACCATGAAAGGCAGCAACACAGTATGGTGCCAACCAAACAGCAAATGGAATCCTCCACTGCCAAAGTGCTTCAAGG GGTGTCTACCACCTCCACATACCCACCATGGTAATTATAACCAATTGGATGAGGAATTCTTTGCAGTTGGACAGGAAGTGTCCTACAGCTGTGAGCCTGGCTACACTCTCATTGGAACTAATCCTATACAATGTACATCCTTGGGAACCTGGAGCCATCTAGTACCCAAATGTGAAG tGAAATCATGTGATGACATTCCAAACCAACTTCTCAATGGTCGTGTGGTAGCTCCTCCTAATCTCCAGCTTGGGGCAGAGGTTTCATTTGTTTGTGATAAAGG GTACCGGTTAAATGGCCAGTCTTCTAGTCAGTGTGTCTCAGAAGGAATGAGAGTTTTCTGGAGTAATAAATTTCCTGTCTGTGAAC ggattttttgtgacccccctCCTTCTATCAAAAATGGACGCAGTAGTTATTATTCTGGTCCTGTAGCTCATAATGCTGTGGTGACCTATACATGTCAGAGTGCCTTCCGCCTCATTGGAGAAAGACGTCTTTTTTGTATAAGTAAAGACAATGTGAATGGAATCTGGGATAAAGCTCCTCCTATCTGTGAATATTACGATAGAAATTCTGTTTGCTCTGAACCCATAGTACCAGGGGGATACCGAAGTAAAACATCTAGACCACCATTCAGACACGGTGATGCTGTGACATTTTCCTGTAATGCCAATTTCACCATGAAAGGAAACAAAACTGTTTGGTGCCGAGCAAATAGAAGGTGGGGTCCGACACCATTACCAACCTGTGAGAGTG ATATCCCCCTGGAGTGTCCTTCACTTCCCACAATTGCCAATGGGCATCACACAGGGGAGAGTGTTGGCTCCTTTGCTCCAGGATTGACTGTGACCTACAGTTGTGAACCTGGTTATTTACTTCTTGGAGAAAACACCATTCACTGTTTGTCTTCGGGAGACTGGAGTGCTGTTGCTCCCACATGTAAAG AGGCAGAGTGTGAAGCTCCAGGACCATTTCTCAATGGGCAGATAAAGAGGCCCACTAGTTTTGGGGTTGGTGCAACTGTGAACTTTTCCTGTAATGAAGG GTATCGGTTACAAGGACCACTTTCTAGTCAGTGTGTAATTTTTGGACAGCGTACTTTTTGGACCAGGATGCCAGCATGTGAAG aaattCTTTGCCCATCACCTCCTCCTATACTCAATGGAAGACATACAGGCACCTCTTCAGTGATCTTTCGATATGGAAGCACAGTCAGTTACACTTGTGACCCAGGCCCAGAGAAAGGAGTGAACTTCATCCTCGTTGGGGAGAGAACTATCCGTTGTACCACCGATAGTCAGAAGACTGGGACCTGGAGCGGACCTGCCCCACGCTGTGAACTTTCTGTTTCTGAGCTTTTGTGTCCACCTCCTCAGATCCCAAGAGGCCAAATATCATCTGGGCAGAGAGATCAATATTCCTATAATGACACTGTGGTATTTGCTTGCATGTTTGGCTTTACCATGAAGGGTAGCAGGGCAGTCCGATGTAATGCCCAAGGCACATGGGAACCGTCAGTACCAGTCTGTGAAAAGG ATTGTCAAGCCCCTCCTAAAATCCTCAATGGGCAGAAGGAAGACAGACACAGGGTTCGCTTTGACCCTGGGACATCCATAAAATACAGCTGTGACCTTGGCTATGAGCTGGTGGGAGAAGAATCCATACATTGTACCCCTGATGGAGTGTGGATGCCCACTGCTCCCACATGCAAAG tggcAGAATGTGAACCTGTCGGAAAGCAAGTCTTTAAAAAACCCAAGAACCAATTTATTAGACCAGATGTTAACTCTTCTTGTGATGAAGG GTACCGACTGGGTGAAAGTGTCTATCAGCAGTGTCAAGGCACAATTCCTTGGTTTATGGAAATTCGTCTTTGTAAAG ATATCACCTGCCCACCACCTCCTGTTATCTACAATGGAGTACACACAGGCAGTTCTTCAGAAGATGTCCTGTATGGAACTACAGTCACTTACACATGTAACCCTGGGCCAGAAAGAGGAGTGAAGTACAACCTCATTGGGGAGAGCACAATTCGTTGTATAAGCAATGATCAAGAGACAGGCATCTGGAGTGGCCCTGCTCCTCTCTGTAAACTCTCCCTCCCTGCTGTTCAATGCTCGCATGTCCATGTTGCAAATGGATACAAGATATCTGGAAAGGAAGCTCCATATTTCTACAATGACAGTGTGATATTCAAGTGTGATGATGGATTTATTTTGAAGGGCAGCAGTCAGGTTCGTTGCAAAGCCAATAACACCTGGGATCCTGAAATACCAGTTTGtgaaaaag GCTGTCAGCCACCCTCTGGGCTCCACCATGGTCGGCATACAGGTGGAAATAGGGTCCTCTTTGTCTCTGGGATGACTGTAGACTACACCTGTGACCTTGGTTACTTGCTTGTGGGAAACAGATCCATTCATTGTATGCCTTCAGGAAATTGGAGTCCGTCTGTCCCTCGGTGTGAAG AAGCACAATGCCAACCTTTGGAAGAAGATGTTCGAGAACCTCCAGTTGATTCACTCGTGGTACCAGCTAATATATCTTGCCAAGAAGG GTACCGGATGATGAAATATGCTTTTCAAAAATGTCAAGATGATGAAAATAGGGTTTGGTTCCAAAGGATTCCAGTTTGTgaaa TTATCCACTGTCAGGACCCACCGGTGATTAACAATGGGAGGTACAGAGGTGTGCTGCCAGGAGGCTTTCCATATGGAAGCGAAGTCTCTTATGAATGTGATCAAGGATTTGATCTCCTGGGAGAGAAAAGTATACGGTGCATAAGTGATTCTAAAGGACTTGTATCTTGGAGTGGACGTGCCCCGCAGTGCTTAAAATCTCCTCCTGTGACTCACTGCCCTAACCCAGAAGTCATGCATGGACACAAGCTAAATAAAACCTATTCTTCATATTCCCACAATGACATATTACATATTGCTTGCAATCCCGGCTTCATCATGAATGGCAGTCACTTGATTAGATGCCATACCAACAACAAATGGGTGCCAGGTGTACCAACTTGCATCAAAAAGG CTTTCTTTGGCTGTCAACGTCCACTTACAATCTCCCATGGAAATCATACTGGTGGAGACATAACTCGATTTTCTCCTGGAATGTCAATCCTGTACAGCTGCAACCAAGGCTATCTGCTTGTGGGAGAGGCACTCCTTCTTTGCACACATGAAGGAACCTGGAACCAACCTGCTCCATATTGTAAAG AGGTGAACTGTAGCTTCCCAgaacatataaatggaatccagAATGGGCTGGAGCCTGGAAGAATGTATCAATATGGAGCTGTTGTCACTTTAATGTGTGAAGACGGGTATACCCTAGAAGGCAGTCCCCAGAGCCAGTGTCAGGAAGATCACCGATGGAACCCTCCCTTGGCTGTTTGCAAATCACCCA GTTCACTTGCTCCTCTTATTGCTG
- the CR2 gene encoding complement receptor type 2 isoform X1, translated as MGAAGPIWVFLTLLAPGVLGQCKFLPRYPFAKPKIQSDQSEFAVGKTWEYECLPGYFKKSFFVTCLKTSNWSNAQQFCKRKSCTVPRELLHGSVHTPQGIMFGATITFSCDRGYRLIGDTSATCLISDNTVTWDKDLPLCESIPCEPPPAISNGDFQSSNRDYFYYGTVVTYQCHVGQNGKKLFDLLGEKSIYCTSKDNQVGIWNSPPPQCIPVVKCPIPEVENGAMESGFRRSFSLNDSVMFKCKPGFTMKGSNTVWCQPNSKWNPPLPKCFKGCLPPPHTHHGNYNQLDEEFFAVGQEVSYSCEPGYTLIGTNPIQCTSLGTWSHLVPKCEVKSCDDIPNQLLNGRVVAPPNLQLGAEVSFVCDKGYRLNGQSSSQCVSEGMRVFWSNKFPVCERIFCDPPPSIKNGRSSYYSGPVAHNAVVTYTCQSAFRLIGERRLFCISKDNVNGIWDKAPPICEYYDRNSVCSEPIVPGGYRSKTSRPPFRHGDAVTFSCNANFTMKGNKTVWCRANRRWGPTPLPTCESDIPLECPSLPTIANGHHTGESVGSFAPGLTVTYSCEPGYLLLGENTIHCLSSGDWSAVAPTCKEAECEAPGPFLNGQIKRPTSFGVGATVNFSCNEGYRLQGPLSSQCVIFGQRTFWTRMPACEEILCPSPPPILNGRHTGTSSVIFRYGSTVSYTCDPGPEKGVNFILVGERTIRCTTDSQKTGTWSGPAPRCELSVSELLCPPPQIPRGQISSGQRDQYSYNDTVVFACMFGFTMKGSRAVRCNAQGTWEPSVPVCEKDCQAPPKILNGQKEDRHRVRFDPGTSIKYSCDLGYELVGEESIHCTPDGVWMPTAPTCKVAECEPVGKQVFKKPKNQFIRPDVNSSCDEGYRLGESVYQQCQGTIPWFMEIRLCKDITCPPPPVIYNGVHTGSSSEDVLYGTTVTYTCNPGPERGVKYNLIGESTIRCISNDQETGIWSGPAPLCKLSLPAVQCSHVHVANGYKISGKEAPYFYNDSVIFKCDDGFILKGSSQVRCKANNTWDPEIPVCEKEAQCQPLEEDVREPPVDSLVVPANISCQEGYRMMKYAFQKCQDDENRVWFQRIPVCEIIHCQDPPVINNGRYRGVLPGGFPYGSEVSYECDQGFDLLGEKSIRCISDSKGLVSWSGRAPQCLKSPPVTHCPNPEVMHGHKLNKTYSSYSHNDILHIACNPGFIMNGSHLIRCHTNNKWVPGVPTCIKKAFFGCQRPLTISHGNHTGGDITRFSPGMSILYSCNQGYLLVGEALLLCTHEGTWNQPAPYCKEVNCSFPEHINGIQNGLEPGRMYQYGAVVTLMCEDGYTLEGSPQSQCQEDHRWNPPLAVCKSPSSLAPLIAGFSAGVIALFCLGAVALYMISKHRERNYYTNTNYKEDVHLETLDIYSVDPYSPAN; from the exons GTCAGTGTAAATTCCTGCCAAGATATCCTTTTGCTAAGCCTAAAATTCAGAGTGATCAGTCTGAGTTTGCTGTTGGCAAAACTTGGGAATATGAGTGCCTTCCTGGGTATTTCAAGAAGTCATTCTTTGTCACCTGCCTAAAGACCTCCAACTGGTCAAATGCTCAGCAATTCTGTAAAC GTAAATCATGTACGGTTCCTAGAGAACTCCTCCATGGCTCTGTCCACACACCTCAGGGTATCATGTTTGGGGCAACAATTACATTTTCTTGTGACAGAGG ATATCGACTCATTGGTGACACATCTGCTACATGTCTTATCTCAGACAATACAGTAACCTGGGATAAGGACCTACCCCTTTGTGAAT CTATTCCTTGTGAGCCACCCCCAGCCATCTCTAATGGAGACTTTCAGAGCAGCAATAGAGACTACTTTTACTATGGAACAGTGGTTACTTATCAGTGCCATGTTGGACAGAATGGGAAAAAGCTGTTTGACCTCTTGGGTGAGAAGTCAATATATTGCACCAGCAAAGACAATCAAGTTGGCATCTGGAACAGCCCTCCCCCTCAGTGTATTCCGGTAGTCAAATGCCCAATTCCAGAAGTTGAAAATGGAGCTATGGAATCTGGATTTAGGcgttcattttctttaaatgactCTGTGATGTTTAAGTGTAAGCCTGGCTTTACCATGAAAGGCAGCAACACAGTATGGTGCCAACCAAACAGCAAATGGAATCCTCCACTGCCAAAGTGCTTCAAGG GGTGTCTACCACCTCCACATACCCACCATGGTAATTATAACCAATTGGATGAGGAATTCTTTGCAGTTGGACAGGAAGTGTCCTACAGCTGTGAGCCTGGCTACACTCTCATTGGAACTAATCCTATACAATGTACATCCTTGGGAACCTGGAGCCATCTAGTACCCAAATGTGAAG tGAAATCATGTGATGACATTCCAAACCAACTTCTCAATGGTCGTGTGGTAGCTCCTCCTAATCTCCAGCTTGGGGCAGAGGTTTCATTTGTTTGTGATAAAGG GTACCGGTTAAATGGCCAGTCTTCTAGTCAGTGTGTCTCAGAAGGAATGAGAGTTTTCTGGAGTAATAAATTTCCTGTCTGTGAAC ggattttttgtgacccccctCCTTCTATCAAAAATGGACGCAGTAGTTATTATTCTGGTCCTGTAGCTCATAATGCTGTGGTGACCTATACATGTCAGAGTGCCTTCCGCCTCATTGGAGAAAGACGTCTTTTTTGTATAAGTAAAGACAATGTGAATGGAATCTGGGATAAAGCTCCTCCTATCTGTGAATATTACGATAGAAATTCTGTTTGCTCTGAACCCATAGTACCAGGGGGATACCGAAGTAAAACATCTAGACCACCATTCAGACACGGTGATGCTGTGACATTTTCCTGTAATGCCAATTTCACCATGAAAGGAAACAAAACTGTTTGGTGCCGAGCAAATAGAAGGTGGGGTCCGACACCATTACCAACCTGTGAGAGTG ATATCCCCCTGGAGTGTCCTTCACTTCCCACAATTGCCAATGGGCATCACACAGGGGAGAGTGTTGGCTCCTTTGCTCCAGGATTGACTGTGACCTACAGTTGTGAACCTGGTTATTTACTTCTTGGAGAAAACACCATTCACTGTTTGTCTTCGGGAGACTGGAGTGCTGTTGCTCCCACATGTAAAG AGGCAGAGTGTGAAGCTCCAGGACCATTTCTCAATGGGCAGATAAAGAGGCCCACTAGTTTTGGGGTTGGTGCAACTGTGAACTTTTCCTGTAATGAAGG GTATCGGTTACAAGGACCACTTTCTAGTCAGTGTGTAATTTTTGGACAGCGTACTTTTTGGACCAGGATGCCAGCATGTGAAG aaattCTTTGCCCATCACCTCCTCCTATACTCAATGGAAGACATACAGGCACCTCTTCAGTGATCTTTCGATATGGAAGCACAGTCAGTTACACTTGTGACCCAGGCCCAGAGAAAGGAGTGAACTTCATCCTCGTTGGGGAGAGAACTATCCGTTGTACCACCGATAGTCAGAAGACTGGGACCTGGAGCGGACCTGCCCCACGCTGTGAACTTTCTGTTTCTGAGCTTTTGTGTCCACCTCCTCAGATCCCAAGAGGCCAAATATCATCTGGGCAGAGAGATCAATATTCCTATAATGACACTGTGGTATTTGCTTGCATGTTTGGCTTTACCATGAAGGGTAGCAGGGCAGTCCGATGTAATGCCCAAGGCACATGGGAACCGTCAGTACCAGTCTGTGAAAAGG ATTGTCAAGCCCCTCCTAAAATCCTCAATGGGCAGAAGGAAGACAGACACAGGGTTCGCTTTGACCCTGGGACATCCATAAAATACAGCTGTGACCTTGGCTATGAGCTGGTGGGAGAAGAATCCATACATTGTACCCCTGATGGAGTGTGGATGCCCACTGCTCCCACATGCAAAG tggcAGAATGTGAACCTGTCGGAAAGCAAGTCTTTAAAAAACCCAAGAACCAATTTATTAGACCAGATGTTAACTCTTCTTGTGATGAAGG GTACCGACTGGGTGAAAGTGTCTATCAGCAGTGTCAAGGCACAATTCCTTGGTTTATGGAAATTCGTCTTTGTAAAG ATATCACCTGCCCACCACCTCCTGTTATCTACAATGGAGTACACACAGGCAGTTCTTCAGAAGATGTCCTGTATGGAACTACAGTCACTTACACATGTAACCCTGGGCCAGAAAGAGGAGTGAAGTACAACCTCATTGGGGAGAGCACAATTCGTTGTATAAGCAATGATCAAGAGACAGGCATCTGGAGTGGCCCTGCTCCTCTCTGTAAACTCTCCCTCCCTGCTGTTCAATGCTCGCATGTCCATGTTGCAAATGGATACAAGATATCTGGAAAGGAAGCTCCATATTTCTACAATGACAGTGTGATATTCAAGTGTGATGATGGATTTATTTTGAAGGGCAGCAGTCAGGTTCGTTGCAAAGCCAATAACACCTGGGATCCTGAAATACCAGTTTGtgaaaaag AAGCACAATGCCAACCTTTGGAAGAAGATGTTCGAGAACCTCCAGTTGATTCACTCGTGGTACCAGCTAATATATCTTGCCAAGAAGG GTACCGGATGATGAAATATGCTTTTCAAAAATGTCAAGATGATGAAAATAGGGTTTGGTTCCAAAGGATTCCAGTTTGTgaaa TTATCCACTGTCAGGACCCACCGGTGATTAACAATGGGAGGTACAGAGGTGTGCTGCCAGGAGGCTTTCCATATGGAAGCGAAGTCTCTTATGAATGTGATCAAGGATTTGATCTCCTGGGAGAGAAAAGTATACGGTGCATAAGTGATTCTAAAGGACTTGTATCTTGGAGTGGACGTGCCCCGCAGTGCTTAAAATCTCCTCCTGTGACTCACTGCCCTAACCCAGAAGTCATGCATGGACACAAGCTAAATAAAACCTATTCTTCATATTCCCACAATGACATATTACATATTGCTTGCAATCCCGGCTTCATCATGAATGGCAGTCACTTGATTAGATGCCATACCAACAACAAATGGGTGCCAGGTGTACCAACTTGCATCAAAAAGG CTTTCTTTGGCTGTCAACGTCCACTTACAATCTCCCATGGAAATCATACTGGTGGAGACATAACTCGATTTTCTCCTGGAATGTCAATCCTGTACAGCTGCAACCAAGGCTATCTGCTTGTGGGAGAGGCACTCCTTCTTTGCACACATGAAGGAACCTGGAACCAACCTGCTCCATATTGTAAAG AGGTGAACTGTAGCTTCCCAgaacatataaatggaatccagAATGGGCTGGAGCCTGGAAGAATGTATCAATATGGAGCTGTTGTCACTTTAATGTGTGAAGACGGGTATACCCTAGAAGGCAGTCCCCAGAGCCAGTGTCAGGAAGATCACCGATGGAACCCTCCCTTGGCTGTTTGCAAATCACCCA GTTCACTTGCTCCTCTTATTGCTG